GTTTCTACAGCATGTAaagatttttttgagaaaataatgtTCCAAGATTTATCCAAGTGTAAAATGATCCTGGAATTAGTTGTtgcttttttaaataaaattataaatttatatgcaTACGACTGAATTTATTTCACTTTACCTTCTAATACTGTTTATAAGCATTCAAGTTCCCTGTTTTGTTCATATCTTGACCTTTGCTGCTTGTGCACTCAGGGTAATTTTGATCTAGTTGGGAACAATTTCCCTGTCTTTTTTGTCCGTGATGGTATGAAATTTCCTGACATGGTCCATGCTCTCAAACCCAACCCTAAGTCTCACATTCAGGAGAATTGGAGGATTTTAGACTTCTTCTCCCACCATCCAGAAAGTCTGCACATGTTCACCTTCCTATTTGATGATTTGGGTGTTCCACAAGATTACAGGCACATGGAAGGTGCAGGTGTTAACACCTACACATTGATCAACAAGGCTGGGAAGGCGCACTATGTCAAATTTCACTGGAAACCCACTTGTGGGATCAAGTGCTTGTTGGATGAAGAGGCTATTAAGGTTGGAGGAGCTAATCACAGCCATGCCACACAGGATCTCTACGACTCAATTGCAGCTGGAAACTATCCTGAATGGAAACTTTACATTCAGACAATTGATCCAGATCATGAGGACAGATTTGACTTTGACCCGCTTGATGTAACCAAAATCTGGCCTGAGGACATTTTGCCCCTGCAGCCAGTTGGGCGCTTGGTCTTGAATAAGAACATTGATAACTTCTTTGCAGAAAACGAACAACTTGCATTTTGCCCAGCCATTGTGGTTCCTGGGGTCTACTACTCAGATGATAAGCTGCTTCAGACTCGTATCTTTTCCTATGCTGATACTCAGAGGCACCGTCTCGGACCAAACTATCTGCAACTCCCAGTTAATGCTCCCAAGTCTGCTCATCACAACAATCACCATGAGGGTTTCATGAATTTCATGCACAGGGATGAGGAGGTACTTAAGCTAGCTACTGCATCTTTTAGTGAGTCAGACTTGTATGCCACCTTGGTGCCTTAGGCCCACAAATGGTGTAAGATGCTAAGGTGGTATTGCAATTTATGCTTGTTTCATTCATGCAGATTTACTCTGAAAAGTTATTATGATCACAATTTTTAGGTCAATTACTTCCCTTCGAGGTTTGATCCTGTTCGTCATGCTGAGCAGTTTCCAGTTCCTCCCACTGTCTACACTGGGAAGCGTGAGAAGGTCAGTTTCCACTTATTGCATCTTTGTTTGTCACAATATAATTTAGACTAGGGGTGGTTGTTGAATGCGTTCACCCATGTTACTCACAATTGTATAAGCCTTACACATTTGTTGGTTTGGCAAAGCTGTTACCTTGCTGAGATCATCTTCAAGCAGTATAGCATGTGCTTGATCTTCTTGATTGCATAATAAGAAacgtgaaaaagaaaataaagctgcctttctttctccttctccttGTCCTCAACTAATAGGAatgttgaaaacttgaaattatcTTCTTTCCTGGATTTATGGCATAAGTAAATAGTTCAAGTTCgacaaacaaacatgaaaataTGGTCAAAAAATGAATTGGAGTTCACACTGAATTTGTTCGTTAATGCAGTGCATCATTGAGAAGGAGAATAACTTTAAGCAACCAGGAGAGAGATACAGATCCTGGGCACCAGACAGGTACCTGtgttccttcattttttttttttataatacttggATACCATGTATTTATGtccatttaatatatatttttcttttgcatcTCGTGATCTTTTTCCAGGCAAGAGCGATTTATCTGCCGATGGGTTGATGCATTAGCTGAGCCACGTGTCACTCATGAGATCCGCAGCATCTGGATCTCATACTGGTCTCAGGTTAGTCTCTCTCTATtgcttcaaaatttatagatgTGATTATTGAAATGTCAAAATTTGAATGGTAATGTTGGattaattttgatattgcaCTGATTTGATATTCACTGCTGGCATTGTCTACAGGCTGACAAATCTCTGGGTCAGAAGATAGCATCTCGTCTTAATGTGAGGCCAACAATGTGAAGGGTGTTGCAAGCAATGTTTTTAATTGGAGAGATAGAGTAAGAAAGAATACATGTGAGAGGATTCTGGTCATTTGGAAGGATAAATCAGTGTTAATCCTGCAATTTGTGTAATATTATCATATACTAAAACTTGAATGTTCGACTATTTAACCTGATATTCAATCTAATAAATGCCGGTTGTATGTGCATATTTTAGCTATGATTACTTGGAGTTGAATTGTCCTTTCATTTCCTTGTATACTGTGCGGTTGGGCTAAAGTAATATCCTGATGCATTCACATTGAGTCTTGCAAATGGTATATGTAGGATTTTAGCATCAAAACCATCAAAGTGTGCATTATCCGgtaattgcaatttttttttacaattgtgctacagtagCATCTTTTATAAGATGCTACTGTGGCACAATGGGATtcttaaaaatcatttttgaaTTGTCTCTCctactttttgttaataattccaacaaaatttctctttcctcctttttgggttatatattttattgcgCCGatctattattttaatgtgttgtatagaaaaataaaagttgggatgttgggtgtattataaaatagtatggtataattgataaagtaggttttgagatagtaaaatagaattttttaaagaaaccgGATGCAAATGCATGTGGTCATAGTAAATTGTTTTGTGAGAACAAGCAAGATTCAGGTTAGTCCATCCCTTAACAAACCGACCTTTCAATCTCGAAGGACTTTAAGCCCTCTATTTATCTGCCAAAGCTGTATCtcacaattcattttaaaaggTTTGTCTGGTTTGTTCCATGGTTTGGTTGTCAATGGGGCTTTCATTTTTGAGGTAATTAAGGttggaaatatttttaagttcattatatttattgtttgCCCACCAGATGATCTTGTTAACTAGGGAGTGTCTAGTCTTGAAGCAAGAATTATGATGGATTGCATTGTCTGCCTAGGGATCAAGCTCAAAATGAGAATGCCATTATTGAGGAGTTGTCtaatagggaaaaaaatgtaTCTTATGAGTTAAGATACAGTTTGGTGAGACCTCTCTCTCacaatatatatgatttatacAGTGAAGACTGCATATAATGTACTTTGTTCTCAGCAAGTTAATACACAACAGGGTTAATCCCTAAATTATAGAGAAGGTGAGCAATTTTGAAGGAAACTGTGGGGGTGTGCGGGTTAATAACAAGCTGAAAATCCTTAAGTGATAAGCATGTTGAGATAATTTGGACAAACGGAAAAtactttaatacttgacttgtgAATATTGTGGAGCTAAGGCTGAAACGGTCGCCCATGCTCTTTTGATTTGCTCATATACTATAGAAGTTTGGCAAGCTAGTCTAAATAGAATTGTTGCTTTAGTTGTCCATAATGTTGTTTTTGAATGCAGTTGATAACTTTTTGAATGGTCTACAACAACCTggaattggaattttttttatacaaattgcATGGATGCTTTTGGTAGTATTTGGTGTACAGGAAATGAGATCAGAGTTGGAAAGACATTCGGAATGCAGTTGTTTATGCATCAGAGTACATGGAAATTAGTCATTCATCCTATATCCGAGATTTTGTTCTATTGATTTTTGcaaagcttgcaataggcattCATGTTTTTGTCCTCATTGTGCTGAGCATCTaattgcttcattttttttttcctgatagtAGAAGTTGTTTGGGCTTGTATCAAAAAGAAGTTATTTGGGCTTTAGattgtttgatattttttttttgggttggttaataatattttaactgaATTGGGCTTGTGCATTGCTAAAACCCTAAGGGCATTTCCAATCAggaaaattttcaaccaaatcTTAACTAAAAAAGTcgctttttctattttagctaattattttttcaaataagacTAACAAActctttattcttttctctattcTATTAAATATTCATTAATACCATCACTCCTCCTTGGTGTGATgatcactctataagtataaatgcttgtggggtgtgagggcaagggtcagggttcaagtctccaggagggagcttcacacacatatacacttagattaggctagagtagaaattctatcttgtattaaaaaaaattattcattaattaattattcatttttttaaaggaagatGAGAAGAGAGGGGAGATGGATGAACATTTTATTTGGGCAAAAATATATGGCTCATCTATAGTAGCTCTCTTGGTGTGGCTGCCACTAAGTTCCCGCGTGATATGCAGTGCAACTTACTACtagttttctttaatattttaataaaatttagctTAACTGGTTAGCACCTCAATTTTCAATAAAGATATTTAGGATTCAAATCTCTCCACCCTCAATTatcaatgtataaaaaaaaaaaaattttaaaaatttctttgtAAAAAATCGTAAACTTTAGAtattttatagacaaaataaaaagacactAAAAATAGTATAGGGATTTGATCATACTATATGTATgtgtttacaaattgaaaattgcatgatatagtgGCTCATATAAATAGGTATGTTTCATgcctagtaaaaaaaaaaaaaaaaatacaaatatccttcaattcttttttttacattcttgattttgtgttactaaatttatttatttttcctttctgtTAGACattgtttcaattgttgcaaaaacaactaaatttgattaagaataccatatttcaaatcaattgttctctgcataaaataaaataaaaaatcaattgtttctcatataaattttaaaaaaatgatattaaaattttattatgcttaaaataatcaatataaaaaataaacatatttattcTATTTGTTATCTTTCTAATTACATAGAATAAATACTACAATTTTAGTTCCACACACATTACATGTCATTGAAAGGAGTTAG
This genomic stretch from Castanea sativa cultivar Marrone di Chiusa Pesio chromosome 1, ASM4071231v1 harbors:
- the LOC142616931 gene encoding catalase isozyme 1, with the translated sequence MDPYKYRPSSAYNSPFWTTNSGAPVWNNNSSLTVGSRGPILLEDYHLVEKLAQFDRERIPERVVHARGASAKGFFEVTHDISNLTCADFLRAPGVQTPVIVRFSTVIHERGSPETLRDPRGFAVKFYTREGNFDLVGNNFPVFFVRDGMKFPDMVHALKPNPKSHIQENWRILDFFSHHPESLHMFTFLFDDLGVPQDYRHMEGAGVNTYTLINKAGKAHYVKFHWKPTCGIKCLLDEEAIKVGGANHSHATQDLYDSIAAGNYPEWKLYIQTIDPDHEDRFDFDPLDVTKIWPEDILPLQPVGRLVLNKNIDNFFAENEQLAFCPAIVVPGVYYSDDKLLQTRIFSYADTQRHRLGPNYLQLPVNAPKSAHHNNHHEGFMNFMHRDEEVNYFPSRFDPVRHAEQFPVPPTVYTGKREKCIIEKENNFKQPGERYRSWAPDRQERFICRWVDALAEPRVTHEIRSIWISYWSQADKSLGQKIASRLNVRPTM